The proteins below come from a single Cannabis sativa cultivar Pink pepper isolate KNU-18-1 chromosome 3, ASM2916894v1, whole genome shotgun sequence genomic window:
- the LOC115709598 gene encoding serine/threonine protein phosphatase 2A 57 kDa regulatory subunit B' beta isoform — protein sequence MFRKIIKGGHRKPSKSESNDASMYGYGPPTGPNRTSGSVTTMNVIVNHSSRAGPTQPGPNSVGAAGAVVVVAPPGTVEPLALFRDVPVSDRHSLFIRKLQVCCFQFDFSDTLKSVREKEIKRQSLMDLVDFIQSGSGKITESCQEEMIRMVSVNIFRCLPPASHENTGQEGVEPDEDEPYLDPSWPHLQLVYELLLRYVVSSDTDTKVAKKYIDHSFVLKLLDLFDSEDPREREYLKMILHRIYGKFMVHRPFIRKAINNIFYRFIYETERHSGIAELLEILGSIINGFALPMKEEHKLFLVRALIPLHKPKPIAIYHQQLSYCITQFVEKDFKLADTVIRGLLKYWPVTNCQKEVLFLGELEEVLEATQSAEFQRCMVPLFRQIARCLTSFHFQVAERALFLWNNEHIVSLIGQNRHIILPIIFEALEKNIQSHWNQAVHGLTVNVKKMFMEMDMELFEECQIKHAEKEAKAREMQEQRETTWKKLADVAEQKTEDDM from the exons ATGTTCAGGAAAATTATTAAGGGAGGGCATCGGAAGCCATCCAAGTCagaatccaatgatgcttcAATGTACGGATATGGACCGCCAACGGGTCCGAATCGCACATCTGGATCGGTCACTACGATGAATGTGATTGTGAACCACTCGTCTAGGGCTGGGCCTACCCAACCAGGTCCTAATTCGGTTGGGGCTGCAGGAGCAGTAGTGGTTGTTGCGCCTCCGGGAACGGTGGAGCCTCTTGCCTTGTTCCGGGATGTTCCAGTGTCTGATCGCCATAGCTTGTTTATACGAAAGTTACAGGTATGTTGTTTTCAATTCGATTTTTCGGATACTCTGAAATCGGTTAGAGAGAAGGAGATCAAGCGTCAGAGTCTTATGGATTTGGTTGACTTTATACAATCCGGGTCGGGTAAGATCACCGAGAGTTGTCAAGAAGAGATGATTAGAATggtctcggtcaacattttccGGTGCTTGCCTCCGGCATCACACGAAAATACGGGTCAAGAGGGTGTTGAGCCCGACGAGGATGAGCCCTATTTAGATCCATCATGGCCACATTTGCAGCTCGTGTACGAGTTGCTTCTTAGATATGTTGTGTCTTCTGATACTGATACAAAGGTTGCCAAGAAGTATATTGACCATTCATTTGTGCTAAAGCTACTTGATTTGTTTGATTCTGAGGATCCAAGAGAGCGTGAATACTTGAAGATGATTCTTCATCGAATATATGGCAAGTTTATGGTTCATCGACCCTTTATTAGGAAGGCTATTAATAACATTTTCTATCGGTTTATATACGAGACAGAGAGGCACAGTGGAATTGCCGAGCTGTTGGAGATTCTTGGAAGTATTATTAATGGGTTTGCATTGCCAATGAAAGAGGAGCATAAGTTGTTTCTGGTTCGAGCTCTTATACCACTTCATAAGCCTAAGCCGATTGCTATATATCATCAGCAGCTCTCTTACTGCATTACCCAGTTCGTGGAAAAGGATTTCAAGCTTGCGGATACTGTCATAAGGGGTCTGTTGAAGTATTGGCCAGTGACTAATTGTCAGAAAGAAGTTCTTTTTCTTGGAGAACTTGAAGAAGTGCTTGAGGCTACACAATCCGCAGAATTTCAGCGTTGTATGGTTCCCCTTTTCCGACAGATTGCCCGTTGCCTAACAAGCTTTCATTTTCAG GTGGCCGAACGAGCCCTGTTCTTATGGAATAATGAGCATATTGTGAGCTTAATTGGTCAGAATCGACATATTATATTGCCAATTATTTTCGAGGCATTAGAGAAGAATATCCAGAGTCACTGGAACCAAGCTGTTCACGGGCTGACTGTGAATGTTAAGAAAATGTTTATGGAAATGGATATGGAGCTGTTTGAAGAGTGTCAAATAAAGCATGCTGAGAAAGAAGCCAAGGCCAGAGAAATGCAAGAGCAAAGGGAGACGACGTGGAAGAAATTAGCTGACGTGGCAGAACAAAAAACGGAAGATGATATGTAG